One genomic region from Candidatus Zixiibacteriota bacterium encodes:
- a CDS encoding FIST C-terminal domain-containing protein: MITTETKTSVIVKRGYSCLPDEAQAVKEFYNQIYHPEMTAVVIFASSKLNLDKLGNELKQAFTVPVIGCSTSGEITPDGYREGSLTGFSLTSEKLKVLTYNINPLDNLNTSQIQDIGTSVKQHLSEEQKKDANAKAFGLFLIDGLSVMEEIVIANLYSALGNIPLIGGSAGDDIAFKKTCIYSDGQFISNMATVTLIITSLPFETFKIQHFTPTDKKLVITQAIPSLRVVKEINGKPAAWEYARLIGLKIDELEPMVFSKYPVMLKIGGEYYVRSIQKTNDDGSLTFFCAIDEGLVLTLSKSSDLVSHLESSLADISQKVPNPQLIIGFECILRRLEVIEKDLASDVGKIMKRHNVVGFHTYGEQYNSIHVNQTFTGVVIGS, encoded by the coding sequence ATGATAACAACCGAAACAAAAACAAGCGTAATTGTAAAACGAGGTTATTCATGTTTGCCTGATGAAGCCCAGGCAGTTAAGGAGTTCTATAATCAAATCTATCATCCCGAAATGACAGCTGTGGTTATTTTTGCCTCCTCAAAGCTCAATCTGGACAAACTGGGAAACGAACTGAAACAAGCTTTCACGGTTCCTGTGATAGGCTGTTCGACCTCTGGTGAAATCACTCCTGATGGCTACCGGGAAGGTTCCCTTACCGGATTCAGCCTCACAAGTGAGAAATTAAAAGTTCTCACATATAATATTAATCCGCTTGACAATCTCAATACATCGCAGATACAGGATATTGGCACATCTGTGAAACAACACTTATCAGAAGAGCAGAAAAAAGACGCTAATGCAAAGGCGTTTGGTTTATTTCTGATTGATGGTCTTTCGGTCATGGAGGAAATAGTAATTGCAAATCTTTACAGCGCTTTAGGAAATATTCCGCTGATTGGGGGTTCAGCCGGAGATGATATAGCTTTTAAAAAGACTTGTATCTACTCCGATGGGCAGTTTATCTCAAACATGGCAACTGTTACATTAATTATCACATCCTTGCCTTTCGAAACTTTTAAAATACAGCATTTTACGCCAACCGATAAAAAACTGGTAATCACACAGGCGATTCCCAGTCTTCGCGTGGTCAAAGAAATCAACGGTAAACCGGCTGCATGGGAATATGCGCGGCTTATAGGATTGAAAATCGATGAACTGGAACCTATGGTATTTTCCAAATACCCGGTGATGCTTAAAATCGGCGGCGAATATTATGTCCGCTCCATCCAAAAGACAAATGACGACGGCAGCCTGACATTTTTCTGTGCTATTGATGAAGGCTTGGTTCTGACTCTTTCGAAAAGCTCTGATCTGGTTAGCCATCTGGAGAGTTCTTTAGCAGATATATCGCAAAAAGTTCCCAATCCGCAATTAATTATCGGCTTTGAATGCATCCTGCGCCGACTTGAAGTTATCGAAAAAGATTTGGCAAGCGATGTAGGCAAGAT
- a CDS encoding GNAT family N-acetyltransferase, which produces MEYNIRKLEMPDYDDLMNLWQKSGLPYRPKGRDSRELMAFEFKREETCFLGMFDNGKLIGAIVGTSDGRKGWINRLAIDPEYRGQGLAKTLIEECEKFLFGLGLMIIAALIEDYNNPSKNLFGKVGYKFTDNVHYFSKRLSDDV; this is translated from the coding sequence ATACAATATCCGAAAACTTGAAATGCCAGATTATGATGATTTGATGAATCTCTGGCAAAAAAGCGGTTTGCCATACAGACCAAAGGGACGGGATTCCCGCGAGTTGATGGCTTTCGAATTTAAAAGGGAGGAAACCTGCTTTTTAGGAATGTTCGATAATGGCAAGCTAATCGGGGCAATCGTTGGCACCTCTGATGGTCGCAAAGGCTGGATTAACCGTCTGGCTATCGACCCTGAATATCGCGGGCAAGGGCTGGCAAAAACATTAATCGAGGAATGCGAGAAGTTCTTATTTGGTTTAGGTTTGATGATTATAGCGGCATTGATTGAGGATTATAATAATCCCTCGAAAAACTTGTTTGGCAAAGTTGGATATAAATTCACTGATAATGTTCATTATTTCTCTAAACGCTTATCTGATGATGTCTAA